One region of Oryza sativa Japonica Group chromosome 5, ASM3414082v1 genomic DNA includes:
- the LOC136356691 gene encoding uncharacterized protein, which translates to MTNYLPVALADSAWSWLHGLPRDTIGSWAELRDHFIANFQGTFERPGTHFDLYNIVQKSGESLRDYIRRFSEQRNKISDITDDVIIAAFTKGIRHEDLVDKFGRKPPKTVKQMFEKANEYAKAEDAITTSKQSGTTWKPKKDTPTAGGSGSKNHKDRKHSSHGIKAE; encoded by the exons ATGACGAACTAtctacctgtggccctagcggattcTGCCTGGTCATGGCTTCACGGGCTACCCCGCGAcacgatcggatcatgggcagagctacgcgaccacttcatcgccaacttccaaggtaCTTTTGAACGGCCCGGCACACACTTCGATCTCTACAACATcgttcagaagtctggagaatctcTTCGAGATTACATTCGACGCTTCTCtgagcaacgcaacaagatctccgacatcaccgacgacgtcatcattgcCGCCTTTACtaaaggcattcgccacgaggACCTAGTCGACAAGTTCGGACGCAAACCTCCCAAGACGGTCAAacagatgtttgaaaaagccaatgagtatgccaaagccgaagatgctatcACGAcatccaagcagtcgggcaccacttggaagccaaagaaggaTACGCCGACCGcaggagggagtggaagtaaaaaccacaaggatcgcaagc attcctcgcacggaattaaagccgagtaa